agatgctgttggacgcaacgttacggtgaatggcgatcgctatcgttcgatgctaacaaactttttgttgccaaaaatggaagaactgaacttggttgacatgtggtttcaacaagatggcgctacatgccacacagctcgcgattctatggccattttgagggaaaacttcggagaacaattcatctcaagaaatggaccggtaagttggccaccaagatcatgcgatttgacgcctttagactattttttgtggggctacgtcaagtctaaagtctacagaaataagccagcaactattccagctttggaagacaacatttccgaagaaattcgggctattccggccgaaatgctcgaaaaagttgcccaaaattggactttccgaatggaccacctaagacgcagccgcggtcaacatttaaatgaaattatcttcaaaaagtaaatgtcatggaccaatctaacgtttcaaataaagaaccgatgagattttgcaaattttatgcgttttttataaaaaaaaagttatcaagctcttaacaaatcaccctttacttgaccAAAAGTTGATTTTGTCCTTAGATTTATGTGATGGGTATTTTCACATAAAAGAAACTTTCATCGAACTGAGGACAACttagttttaaaaaatcttaaaaatacttcaatattaatgaaaagctatctaacaggttggctgataagtccccggtctgacacatagatggcgtcgctagtattaaatgcatattatttttatatagtaccaaccttcaaatgattcgtgtcaaaatttgacgtatgtaagtcaattagtttgtgagatagagcgtcttttgtgaagcaacttttgttagtgtaaaaaaaatggaaaaaaaggaatttcgtgttttcataaaatactgttttctgaaggggaaaaatacggtggaagcaaaatttggcttgataatgagtttccggactctgccccagggaaatcaacaataattgattggtatgcaaaattcaagcgtggtgaaatgagcacggaggacggtgaacgcagtggacgcccgaaagaggtggttaccgacgaaaacatcaaaaaaatccacaaaatgattttgaatgaccgtaacatGAAGTTGatagagatagcagaggccttaaagatatcaaaggaacgtgttggtcatatcattcatcaatatttggatatgcggaagctttgtgcaaaatgggtgccgcgcgagctcacatttgaccaaaacaacaacgtgttgatgattctgagcggtggttGCAACTGTTAATTCGTAATacaaccgagtttttccgtcgatatgtgacaatggatgaaacatggctccatcactacactcctgagtccaatcgacagtcggatgagtggacagcgaccggtgaaccgtctccgaagcgtgactcacaagtccgctggcaaagtaatggcctctgtttttggggtgcgcatggaataatttttatcgattatcttgagaagggaaaaaccatcaacagtgactattatatggcattattggagcgtttgaacgccgaaatcgcggcaaaacggccccatatgaagaagaaaaaagtgctgttccaccaagacaacgcaccgtgccacaagtcattgagaacgatggcaaaacttcatgaagtgggcttcgaattgcttccccacccaccgtattctccagatctggccccagtgactttttcttgttctcagacctcaaaaggatgctcgcagggaaaaaatttggctgcaatgaagaagtgatcgccgaaactgaggcctattttgaggcaaaaccgaaggagtactaccaaaatggtatcaaaaaattggaaggtcgttataatcgttgtatcgctcttgcagggaactatgttgaataataaaaacgaattttgacaaaaaaatgtgtttttctttgttagaccggggacttatcagccaacctcttacaccttaaaaaaaatcgcttctgtaacatatacctcaaacacattttgcttcaagcatatatattttcacgataggtccaaagaaaatattgtttgtattgttcaaacatattatgtttcaccttaggcataaactggtagaaaaaattttatgaaattttccttgtgtatatatatttttaaggcgccaattggttacttccattcttttacttgcagtatgtttataggctatttctaaataaatatatgtttgcatccaatcttattatatttacaaacattttaagtCACAAACATGTTAAGCTAgcttatgaacattgtatgcctgcacttaaaaatattgtgttaaaaaatgccaagtttcaaacatataatttttacatccaaacatatgaaaaacagtctttttcgtccgtgtagaacaaaataaatattttgcaataaacatAAGTTAATTTCAGCATTAGTTTAACAAtggactttttttctgtgtacatgtaGGGTAGGGTCCATTGAATTCTACCTCGTATTATTAGAGGAGAGCATTTTTTGAGTTAAGGGAATAcaagcaaaaataataaaaaaatctctcaCAGATGACGTCATAACTAAGCACATCGCATACCAGAGACAAGCTGTTAGTGACAACAAGTGGCATTTATTAATGATGAAGAAGGcttatatttcaaaataaattgttataattaaaatgttatggccACTATTTAAAGTGAGTAGCTATCTATCAACTACGATTAAAGATTACCTTCATGTATCTTCGAGGTATCTCTGAAGTGAATAATTCACCTAATAACAAAATGCATCCATATAGATTATTACATCGAGAATGGGCAGtctaatttcaataatttattaacaTAGTtccatttttaaggaaaattaaaaaaaaaataataaaatttagccacATCCCAAAATCCCGCCTATATTTAAGCTAGacacttaaataaaaatattaataagacagaaattcaataaaaatgtaatttgtaattgtaaatgtaaatttgaagtacatttaagaagaaaaaaaaattatttacatacGCAAAATATCAATCTATCTATACCTGTATTTTAGTCTGAAactcaaacaataaaaattgaaaacaaaaaacataataaacaattcaataaaaaatgaatttatacaataaaaaaaaacagtaataaTAGGCTAAAATAAGATATTATATTAATACATGTACTACGATACACTATGTGTACTTCGTACAACAAACGGTCTTAAATGCGCATCACAGATGATAAATGCATTTCAATCtctagtaacaggttggctgaaaagtacccggtctaacaaagaaaaacacatttttttcaaaattcgtttttattattcaacatagttcccttcaagagcgatacaacgattataacgaccttcaaattttttgataccattttggtagtactccttcggttttgcctcaaaataggtttcggcgatcacctcttcattgcagccaatttttttcccctgcgagcatccttttgaggtctgagaacaagaaaaagtcgctggggccagatctggagaatacggtgggtggagaagcaattcgaagcccaattcatgaatttttgccatcgttctcaatgacttgtggcacggtgcgttgtcttggtggaacaacactttttataccctccaccataagatgggggtatattaactttgtcattccgtttgtaacacatcgaaatattgctctaagaccccataaagtatatatattctgggtcgtggtgaaattctgagtcgatctaagcatgtccgtccgtctgtccgtccgtctgtggaaatcacgctaatttccgaacgaaactagctatcgacttgaaacttggcacaagtagttgttattgatgtaggtcggatggtattgaaaatgggccatatcggcccacgtttacgtatagcccccattaaaccgatccccaaatttggcttgcggagccttccggagcagcaaaattcatccgatccggttgaaatttggaacgtggtctaagtatacggtctctaacaaccatgcaaaaattggtccatatcggttcataattatatatagcccccatataaaccgatccccagatttgacctccggagcctcttggaggggcaaaattcatccgatccggttgaaatttggtacctgatgttagtatacggtctctaacaaccatgcaaaaattggtccatatcggtccataaatatatatagctcccatataaaccgatccccagatttgacctccggagcctcttggaggagcaaacttcatcctacccgattgaaatttggtatgtggtgttagtatatggtctctaacaaccatgcaaaaactggtccatatcggtccataattatatatagctcccatataaaccgatccccatatttgacctccggagcctcttggaggggcaaaattcatccgatccatttgaaattgggtacctgatgttagtatacggtctctaacaagcatgcaaaaattggtccatatcggtccataattatatatagctcccatataaaccgatccccagatttgaactctggagcctcttggatgagcaaaattcttccgatccaattgaaatttagtacgtggtgttagtatatggtctctaacaaccatgcaaaaattggtccatatcggtccataattatatatagctcccatataaaccgatccccagatttgacctccggagcctcttggaggagcaaaagtcatccgatgcggttgaaatttggtacatttcgttagtatatggcctctaacagccatttaaaaattgtcaaattttattactatagaaagttttgtcaaaatttcatttctatagaaagttttgtaaaaagtttatttctatagcaatgtttgtcaacattttatttccatagaaaattttgtcaaaattttatttctatagaaaattttgtaaaaaatttatttctgtagaaaattttgtcaacattttatttctatagacaattttgtcaacattttatttctatagaacattttgtcaacattttatttctatagaaaattttgtcaacattttatttctatagaaaattttgtcaaaattttattgctatagaaaattttgtcaacattttacttccatagaaaattttgtcaacattttatttctatagaaaattttgtcaaggttttatttctatagaaatttttttccaaattttatttctatagaaaattttgtcaaactgaattatatacgtgtttaatcggcctttttttttttgtttaatatataccccttatggactaacttacaatttagaagacagtgttaaaaagttttacgataccttgccatcggcaagtgttatcgcaacccaagtaattcgattgtggatgacagcctttagtagaagttcctacgcaatccatggtggagggtacataagattcggcctggccgaacttacggccgtatatacttgtttcttcttcatatggggccgttttgccgcgatttcgaccttcaaacgctccaataacgccatatagtagtcactgttgatggtttttcccttctcaagataatcgataaaaattatcccatgcgcatcccaaaaaacagaggccattacgttgccagcggacttttgtgtctttccacacttcggagacggttcaccggtcgctgtccacccagctgactgtcgattggactcaggagtgtagtgatggagccatgtttcatccattgtcacatatcgacggaaaaactcgggtgtattacgagttaacagctgcaaacacccctcagaatcatcaacacgttgttgtttttggtcaaatgtgagctcgcgcagcacccattttgcacagagcttccgcatatccaaatattggtgaatgatatgaccaacacgttcctttgatatctttaaggcctctgctatcttcatcaacttcattttacggtcattcaaaatcattttgtggatttttttgatgttttcgccggtaaccacctctttcgggcgtccactgcgttcaccgtcctccgtgctaatttcaccacgcttgaattttgcataccaatcaattattgttggtttcccttgggcagagtccggaaactcattatcaagccaagtttttgcttccaccgtattttttcccttcagaaaacagtattttatcaaaacacgaaattccttttttccatttttttcacaaaaacaaaagttgcttcacaaaagacgctctatttcacaaactaattgacttacagatgccaaattttgacacgaatcattttaagtttggtactatataaaaataatatgcatttaatactagcgacgccatctatgtgtcaggccggggacttatcagccaacctgttacatcaaTTACCGAGTGCAATAGAAAAACTGACGGGAGCAGTGATGCTTCGCTAGCTCTACTAAGAATTTTTGTGTGCAgtaattttcttatatatcaTGCACCTCTGAGGAAGCAATTCAgcgaaaattgcgaaatattaggaaGGATGATgaattatgaataaataaaaaataaaacaaaaagatctcaagcttgacaaaaatatagaacattatttttttatacatataacTAAAAATCagtgataaaaataaattgaaccaattaattttttaattgcatcaatgaactttttaattattatttttatattcttaaaaacaaaaacagaaatatACACATCGCCCGTATCACAGCCAATTTTAGAATTTAATAGACATAACCACCATTTCCACCGCCACCACCTCCTCCACCATTACCGCCTCCTCCGCCATTTCCTCCATTACCCCCATCATCAGGATGACCACCACCAGCTGCTATCTTATCGAGAGCCTCTTGTATTTCAGGTGGTATAGGTGGAGGTGTAGGCAAATGGTCACCCATTGGTTGGAAGCCATTTTCATCAGCAATATAAGTCACTACAAATGATTCACCTTCAGGGCTGGTAAAAGAAAAAGAGCCTTCGGCTACCTGGGCTTCATTGTCTCCATCTCCAGCATTTTTTAGATATCCCATTTCATCAACATTGATACCATTACCGGTTTCATATTCatactgcaaaaaaattatttattatcatGAAaacatttgtcataatttatgctcgaaattagaaatttaagctatacccagcaaaaactaggtaactacatctcattacaatttacattaccaggagtaacgcTTTCATTACAAATCGCATTatattgcggtgagttataatgactaacttgtaatgagaataataaatacttctcggtaattcttCGAATTGATATTCCCAAAATGTAATACATTGGgctgttaatgacttaataaagtagaataaatgatggtacactgaaaaaaaggatgcccggttccaaagattttgcctttactttaaaaaatttggtattgattccgagccaaagaagcggagatacttggaggatacttttaagacacaatttgggttttgtgtacttgcttctaggaagcaaattttagtttttcgcttatttagatgatttgttgcatttttgtttatttctacaatattcgtttctattcaagtaatgttcatattacagcattactcgccatatttcgatccattgtaatcgcctAGAGAAGTCAATATTTGCGAGATTTGGtttcctgagacaataagtggctattttgcaaactttggtgtatctacgaataggtTATTACATATTAGATGATTATTatgtgctttaaaagcactacttatttcatggccaaaggtATGTCTGggaagaagtactttcctcctacacgcaaaaaaataattctttcctcccaaacgaaattttagacaaacaaagttcgtttctcatttgcttttcgttgaaaggaagtttatttggaagaaaagtatatactttttgcgataaacgtttattcttttccaggatgtaaaaacaatttcataaagactaactcaaaaaaatttttttctggctaattgcattttccctcacatctttctcacttccacgaagttttttagttcttagcacctttttctgtaatacaaacgatGTATAAGAAATTCtaggattttataaatttttaatttttttttacctttcgcctggacggagaatcgaaccgcggaccatgcaatttgtaagccaacacactatccactgagctatgtagccgttattgtcatcaatagacaattacccatataagttatatttatatagcatagcttgcggcgcccacaagccgattaaacaaagtttatttaacagaaaaatacatttagttgggcacagtggagcagtggttgctacgtccgacttacatgccaagggttgtgggttcgatccctgcttcgaccacagtgtttttttttttacatatattccagatatggtcggaagattccgaaaaaatgttcaacattacattatactctattaaatttttactatgaactgtaaaatgtgtcttattaaaaacctaaagtcggaaaagaacagtgtttgatataaacgaaatgaactggGTTGTTtattggaaaagaataaacgtttatcacaaaaataatatacttttttccaaataaacttccttacagaaacttcttagcctagcacaaaaagcgcggtataaacagaaaaaagctaagtgttttggaaacttccatctctgttatgaacacatgttaaattttgtttcgatctggcaactccttcctatagaaacaggtgttcaaacaagacgcatccgcaatttttttacaatggaaaaattagaaatgcgtgctgtcattaaatatttacataaaaaatgtttatcgggacaagaaattcataatgatatggtgaatgtgttaggtgaaagtgctccttcatatgcaacagtaaaaaattgggttgctgaatttaaacgtggtcgtacaagcactgaagatgaaccacgcagTGGACgttcaaaaacagcaacaacaacagaaattgtagccaaagtgcatgatatggtattaagttatcgacgaataaaagtgcgtgatgctaatatcatgggcatctcaaatgatcgagtccatttaattttgcatgaagaactacagatgaaaaagctttctgcaagatgggtgccgcatttgttaacagtcgatcaaaaacgcataagaatgaacatttctcaagcttgtttggatcgttttaagcgaaataaaatggattttaagcgtcgttatgaatgatgatgagacatggatccaccactatactccagagacaaaagaacaatccaaacaagggactgaagctggaggaagtgccccaaagaaggcaaaaacaattcaatcggctggtaaggttatggcaacgggtttttgggacttcgaaggtattttattgattgactatctgcaaaagggtaaaacaataaattcagagtactattgcaaccttttggagcaattaaatgtacaaattcgagaaaaacgcccggcttacaacacaaaaaaataatttttcatcaagacaacgcaccagcgcacgagttgcttgaccacccaccttattctcctgatttatgttagctcccagtgacttttacttgttcccaaatctaaaaaacattccttgctggcaagcattttacctcaaatgaagatgcaattacagttgtaaaccactattttgaagaccttgaggaaaactattttaatcacacgcaaagaaaaaaaaacgtttagaaaacgtgtaccgaaaacgtttttcttttgttagagatttttgaatttcttctaaaattttaaacttttatcaccaaaaaaattcttttgttacaaaatttttattttttcaataaaaaaaatatttttgaatcaacaacacagtccatttcgtttatatcaagcactgttcttttctgactttaagtctttaataagaaacattttacagttcatagtaaaaatttaatatagtagtatgtaatgttgaacatcttttcggaatctttcgaacatatctggaatatatgtaaaaaaaaaaacaaaaaaaactttttggagttcgatcgaagcagggctcgaacccacgacccttggcatgcaaggcggacgtagcaaccactgctccacggtgcccaactaaatgtttgtttctgttaaataaagtttgtttaatcggctcgtgggcgccgcaagctatgctatattaatataacttatatggatagttagctattgatgccaataacagctacgtagctcagtggatagtgtgctggcttacaaattgcatggtccgcggttcgattctccgtccaggcgaaaggtaaattttaataatttataaaatcgtataatttcttctacattgattgtattacagaaaaaggcgctACGAACTAAAaaccctcgtggaagtgagaaagatgtgagggaaaatgcaattagccagaaaagattgttttttgagttagtcttcatgaaattgtttttacatcctggaaaatagtaaacgtttatcacaaacagtatatacttttcttccaaataaacttccttacagcgaaaagcaaattagaaacgaactttgtttgtctaaaatttcgtttgggaggaaagaattattttttttgagtgcaagggatagaattgcttgaaaagcgttggactaagtgtgttGAAGTTTCagaagattatattgaaaaataaaaatatttttgaaaaactaactattctctttcattgataggctaagaagtttccgaaccgccctcgtatatgcGTCCAAACCCTTCTTAATGACAGCAATGTATACtcgcaatttcaactaaactcaCGGTTTTAATTTCACTTTTGTCTAGCTTATGATTTTATTTACACTCATTTTTCAATCATGTCCGTTATTGTAatcacatacactcaaaaaaaatgaatttattttcagtgaaaaaaaatgtttcgccaacgaaatttgtttcttttcaaGCTAATCACAAAGGGTTTTTactaataatacaattttttgaataatgttttgaatCACGTGGGCGATATTGATATCACAGACAAATtcaattacaacaacaaaacaacaacaacaacagcaacaaaacaaatagaaatttttcaaacatccaTACCATATAAGATCCATCGGTATTCACTTTAGATTCCATTTTAACAATGGGTACGACAGGTCCTCCTCCACCAGCTCCACCACCTCCTCCTCctgcaccaccaccaccaccatttcCTCCACCGCCTCCGGTTCCACCCCCTGCTCCTCCACCAGGAGGTAAATATGTCGCTGGAGGTTTTGCTCCCCCACCGCCTCCTCCATTTCGATTAGGTGGTAAATATGTTGAGCCTGGACTTTTGCCGCCTCCTCCCCCATTGGGTGGTAAATAGGTGGAACTCGGAGATTTTCCATTTCCGCCTCCAGGCTTTGGTAATTGTTTCGATGGAGGTTTCATTTTTGGATAGCCCGCTG
This is a stretch of genomic DNA from Haematobia irritans isolate KBUSLIRL chromosome 4, ASM5000362v1, whole genome shotgun sequence. It encodes these proteins:
- the Cpr65Az gene encoding cuticular protein 65Az, with protein sequence MHHVSIDGPSMEAYSAINESLIFFDISSLHEIDMKLILLFSMGIIWCSAIPAGYPKMKPPSKQLPKPGGGNGKSPSSTYLPPNGGGGGKSPGSTYLPPNRNGGGGGGAKPPATYLPPGGGAGGGTGGGGGNGGGGGAGGGGGGAGGGGPVVPIVKMESKVNTDGSYMYEYETGNGINVDEMGYLKNAGDGDNEAQVAEGSFSFTSPEGESFVVTYIADENGFQPMGDHLPTPPPIPPEIQEALDKIAAGGGHPDDGGNGGNGGGGGNGGGGGGGGNGGYVY